In Sphingomonas sp. LT1P40, the DNA window CGGGCGCGGCTGGTCCACGGGTCGGTCGAGTTCGCCTCCGCGACGATGGCCGAGATTTGGGTGCGGACGGTTTCGAGTTCCTGTGTTCCTTCGAGTTTGAGGAGTTCCAGCTTGGCCTGGTCGCGGGCCTTGGGATCGGGGATGATCTTGTCGATCAGGCCCGCGATGGGGCCGATGATTCCTTCGATGATGCTCATGCTGATTTCCTTGACAGACTTGACACAATGACGGGGTTTACGAACCGATACGGTTGGCGAGCCAACCATAGAGAAAGGCCTCGTTGGCCGGGCGGGATTTGGCGAGGGTGAGGTAGCGGGCGCCCTGAAGCGCCTCGACCGCCTTGAGCAGCACCGCCTCGCCTGCGTCGCCGCGCGTGGCGAGGAAGGCGGCGAGTGCGGCGAGGGTGATCGTGCCGATCTGGCCGTCGACGGCCATGTCGGGATAGTCCTTGCCCTCGCGATTGAGCGCGTTGAGTGCGCGTTGCAGAAAGCGCGCGGCGACCGCTGGCCCCATGTTGACGCCGGTGTCGAACAGCTCGGCCGCGAGGGCGGGGGCGTGGCTTGCGACGCCTGAGAAATTGGGTTTGAGCCAGTAGATGCGGCGGTAGATCGCGGCGGCTTCGTCGCGCGGGAAGACGCGCATGTCGCCGGGGTAGCCGTGCGCGCGGGCGACGGCTTCGGTAATGCCCCAGCGCGTGGCGCCGCCGCGATCGGCGGGGTGGTTGGAATAGCCGCCCTCCCGGGCGATCACGTCTTCGATGAGATGGTCGATGGTCATCTTGCCCTCCTGTTGAGGGCAATTCATTTACCCATATGGTTCGTTGTAGGAAAGCTCCAATTGTTAGGGTAGAGGATGGCATGACCAAATCCCGCCCCGATCAACTCCTCGTCGAACGCGGCCTCGCCGAAAGCCGGACGCGGGCGCAGGCGTTGATCCTGGCGGGGCTGGTGTTCAGCGGCGACAAGCGCGTGGACAAGCCGGGGCAGGCGATGGCGGCGGACGTGCCGCTGGAGGTGCGCGGGCGCGATCATCCGTGGGTGTCGCGCGGGGGCGTGAAGCTGGCGCATGGGCTGGACGTGTTCGGGATCGACCCGGCGGGCATGGTGGCGATTGATGTGGGGTCGTCGACCGGCGGGTTCACCGACGTGCTGCTGACGCGCGGGGCGGTGCGGGTTTACGCGGTGGACAGCGGGACCAATCAGCTGGCGTGGAAGCTGCGGCAGGACGATCGCGTGGTGGTGCATGAGCAGACCAGCGCGCGGATTCTGACGGCGGCACATGTGCCGGAGCCAGTGGATATCGTGGTGTGCGATGCGAGCTTTATCGGGCTGGCCAAGGTGCTGGAGCGACCGTTCGCGTTCGTGCGTGAGGGGGCTTGGGTGGTGGCGCTGATCAAGCCGCAGTTCGAGGCGGGGCGCGAGGAAGTGGGCAAGGGCGGCGTGGTGCGCGATCCGGCTGTGCATGCGCGGGTGTGCGATGACGTGGTGGCGTGGCTGGAGGGCGCGGGCTGGAGCGTTGCGGGGGTGACGCAGAGTCCGATTACCGGGCCGGAGGGGAATGTGGAGTTTCTGGTTGCAGCGCAGGCCGGGGCGGCGGGGGAGATGGTGGGCAGCGCGGCGGATATTTAGGCTACTGCTAGCTCGTGGTGATGAGCGGTCATTTTCTAATCGAGCGATTTAGTCAAAGCAGCAACGTCGATCATCCCGGCTCGGTATGGTCCATCGCCGTCTCCATCAATCTGCGGCTCATCGAACACTATCCATGCCTGCTCCTTTGTGCTTTTCATCGTTGGGACCAACATGATTACGGGATTTGTAAGATCGCCCGTCATCTCGTCAGCTATGGATGCGGGATACGGCTTCACTGTTCCGGTTGCACCGCACGCCCAGTGGAATGTATCAGCTATTTGAACGCGATCACCAGCCTCGATCTTCATTAAAGTCTGGGAGGCAAATGCGTTGTTGTCTGCAACCGGATCGCAAGCAGACAGAAAGTCACCTTATTGTCACCCCGGCCCTGAGCCGGGGTCCCGCTTTCTGGCGTTGGGAGAAGAAGCGGGACCCCGGCTCAAGACCGGGGTGACGGTGTGTTTAGGCGGCGGGTTTTTGGGGCAATGCCCTACTCACCCATACCCATTCCGAGCCCGCTCCGCCGCCCGCACCACCCCGCGCCCCACCGGTTGCGGCTTGGCCGGGTCGGGCCACGCTGGCGCCGTTGTCCAGCCGAGATGCGGCAGGCTGACGCTG includes these proteins:
- a CDS encoding TlyA family RNA methyltransferase — its product is MTKSRPDQLLVERGLAESRTRAQALILAGLVFSGDKRVDKPGQAMAADVPLEVRGRDHPWVSRGGVKLAHGLDVFGIDPAGMVAIDVGSSTGGFTDVLLTRGAVRVYAVDSGTNQLAWKLRQDDRVVVHEQTSARILTAAHVPEPVDIVVCDASFIGLAKVLERPFAFVREGAWVVALIKPQFEAGREEVGKGGVVRDPAVHARVCDDVVAWLEGAGWSVAGVTQSPITGPEGNVEFLVAAQAGAAGEMVGSAADI
- a CDS encoding glycoside hydrolase family 108 protein, whose product is MTIDHLIEDVIAREGGYSNHPADRGGATRWGITEAVARAHGYPGDMRVFPRDEAAAIYRRIYWLKPNFSGVASHAPALAAELFDTGVNMGPAVAARFLQRALNALNREGKDYPDMAVDGQIGTITLAALAAFLATRGDAGEAVLLKAVEALQGARYLTLAKSRPANEAFLYGWLANRIGS